The sequence CAGATTGCAAACAGAGGGCCTGCAGCCGGGCAATAAGCGCAAGAAAGTCACAAATTTGCAGCCTAATGTgaatattttgagttgcacatattttaAGAGCACAGCCTAGATGGATGTTACTCCACGCCACGTCGCAGTTGAAACTGATGTTACCCCATGCCACAGTGTGCAGCCTATACAGATGTTACCCCATGCCACAGTGCGCAGCCTATACAGATGTTACCCCACGCCACAGAGTGCAGCTGAGACGGGTGTTACCCCACGCCACAGAGTGCAGCTGAGACGGGTGTTACCCCACGCCACAAAGCGCAGCTGAGACGGATGTTACCCCACACCGCCGAGGCGGATGTTGCCCCATGCCGCCGAGCGCATCcaagaatgtgtggatgaaggagacaCTTGGAGGCTCCTAAGAAGCGGTTTCCACCTTTATTAACATAGTACCATATGATGGAACCCTTGGAGGAATGACCTCACATATGGTCAAACCCCAATTTTATATTTATCTCAAGAGATGGGAACAAATTGGTGTAAAATGAGGAAAAGGTCTGAAAACCCCCAAGTGTCATAAGTGAAACCACACAGTGCAAATTGCAGTTGACTATTATGCGGATCCATCACATTACTCTGCCCAAACTATAGATAGATGATAAATGTCCTGTGTGCCTATTAGACCTGTCATATGTGATCTCATCACTTCGTTGTCTTCAGGCTCAATTGTAAAGTGTTCAGCTTTACTCGTTGTACCTATTTGAACGAACATCTAGAAATGTATTTTCTTATCAGCACTTGTGGTCCAAATGATCTCTCTTGTTGTGTTTCAGCCTCCTTCTAATGAGTGGTCCGGCTGCAGGTCTGGTGCAGATTTGGCAGATAGGAGCAGAACACAAAGGTGAGAGTTGCTACTTTGAAGCTCTGGACAACCCCAAATCCACATAACCTAACCCCTGGATAGCAAATGTGGTCTCATCCCTGTTACATGAAGCTGAATGCTGTGGATAGTTTGTAGGATCATCACTTTGTCTGCAGCAAGGCGGGCTGCATAGCGTCTGCCACAGGGGAACCTCTGTTTATTATATAATTGTACAAATGCACCTTTTTATCACCTGCATATTGTTTCTCTTGCTGTAGATGTCATTAAACGCACAAGTTATATTCAGTCGGACGCCAGCAACGAAACATGGACAAAAATTGCCACAACGGCCACAGCATCTCCGTGTGTAGTCCATGGATCTCAGACCAACAATGTCCACTTAACAGAGATCGAGTCCACAAAGCGGATTTACACATTGGGTAGGTAGAGCTGGTCTAACCATATATGCCACAAATGTAATTAGGAATTAATTTGAGTCCATTACCTAAACATAGTGTAGGCAGCGATTgtgtgggctggaccaatattcatgataatacaccctattaattcactaggaaccagtgacatcactgagagtgcagcctatccagtcactaggaaccagtgacatcactgagagtgcagcctatccagtcactaggaaccagtgacatcactgagagtacagcctatccagtcactaggagccagtgacatcactgagagtgcagcctatccagtcgctaggaaccagtgacatcactgagagtgcagcctatccagtcgctaggaaccagtaacatcactgagactgcagcctatccagtcgctaggaaccagtgacatcactgagagtgcagcctatccagtcactaggaaccagtgacatcactgagagtgcagcctatcaattcactaggaaccagtgacatcactgagagtgcagcctatccagtcgctaggaaccagtgacatcactgagagtgcagcctatccagtcactaggagtcagtgacatcactgagaatgcagcctatccagtcactagggaccagtgacatcactgagagtgcagcctatccagtcactaggaaccagtgacatcactgagagtgcagcctatccagtcgctaggaaccagtgacatcactgagagtgcagcctatccagtcactaggaaccagtgtcatcactgagagtgcagcctatccagtcactaggaaccagtgacatcactgagagtgcagcctatccagtcactaggaaccagtgacatcactgagagtgcagcctatccagtcgctaggaaccagtgacatcactgagagtgcagcctatccagtcactaggaaccagtgtcatcactgagagtgcagcctatccagtcactaggaaccaggacatcactgagagtgcagcctatccaatcactaggagccagtgacatcactgagagtgcagcctatccaatcactaggagccagtgacatcactgagagtgcagcctatccagtcactaggaaccagtgacatcactgagagtgcagcctatccagtcactagggaccagtgacatcactgagagtgcagcctattaattcactaggaaccagtgacatcactgagagtgcagcttaCCCactcactagggaccagtgacatcactgagagtgcagcctatccagtcactaggaaccagtgacatcactgagagtgcagcctatccagtcgctaggagccagtgacatcactgagagtgcaggctatccagtcgctaggaaccagtgacatcactgagaatgcggCCTatccaggaaccagtgacatcacagaatcGCATTAAGAGCTGGGTATGAATTTGGATGAAGCTGGTAGGCGCAGGTGAAAGCTTGTCAGGCTACCTTTTGCTCATCATTGTGTGATAGGCCTGCTTAGCAATAGTTTGGTGAAATCAATTAAGCTTCTACATGATGAGTTGGTTAGATTTAGAATCTGCTTATTGTTCTTTAGGGAAAACTTGCGTGAATGCTTAAGGTTAAAAGCATCTTATGTAAAACGTGATTTCCAGCTGAATAACACTCACATATTACATCTTCCCAGGCTGTATTGGCTGCACACTGCTCATTCATAACACCAGCCAGCTACAGAGAGcttacagtggaggcagctatgACACCAGTGGCTCATGCATAAGTCAGACCTCATGAACGTCCGGCAGTGCTTCCGTCATGTTATTGGTTTCTGGCTGTATACTGGATCAGGCCACACAAATGGCTGTCTCCACTGTGAGTCACACCAAGAAAACCTGTGTATTGTTATAAAATAGTAGAATCTGAGTTCCTCTCGCTCTTTAATGGTTTTATTACAAGGATTCTCCATTCTCACACAATCGccccagcctcctgtgcccctcAGCAGAGCTCGTTCAGTGTCCTGCCAGTCTGCAATCACTTCCACCCAAAACTGCATTTTCAGtctttaaatgtaataataatatggtatGTTAAGTGCTGTTTTATTTTCGCTCACATTTTGTCattatacataaataatgtaaGTTCCTTTCTCCCCAGCTGTGTCCTGCAGCGAGGCGGTCAGCACCCTTTCCTTCCTGGATCCCAACACATTCCACCTGTGCTGTCTGAGTGGGCGTCAGATTATAGCTGATGTTCGTCAGCCTGGCATTTCCTGTGAGGGACGTGTGGCTTTACCTGCCCTCTCAAGTGGACATTGGTGTGCAGCCGTTAAGCCTGGTAATCAGGACACTCATTCTGTTATTGCCAGCCTATCCTCCGAGGGCCACATCACTGTTACAGACACTCGGAACTTAGTGACCCCTCTGAAATGTGCCAAAGGCAAACTCTCCAAGTCCGATCTGTCCCAGAACTTCATGTGCATCCGCTGGGCCCCTAGACTGGAAGACTGCATCTCCATCTCAGGTAACGCACTGACAGTAGTAATATACATGTCCCAGAACTTCATGTGCATCCGCTGGGCCCCTAGACTAGAAGACTGCATCTCCATCTCAGGACTCGCACTGACAGTAGTAATATACATGTCCCAGAACTTCATGTGCATCCGCTGGGCCCCTAGACTAGAAGACTACATCTCCATCTCAGGTAACGCACTGACAGTAGTAATATACATGTCCCAGAACTTCATGTGCATCCGCTGGGCCCCTAGACTAGAAGACTGCATCTCCATCTCAGGTAGCGCACTGACAATAGTAATATACATGTCCCAGAACTTCATGTGCATCCGCTGGGCCCCTAGACTAGAAGACTGCATCTCCATCTCAGGTAACGAACTGACAGTAGTAATATACATGTCCCAGAACTTCATGTGCATCCGCTGGGCCCCTAGACTAGAAGACTACATCTCCATCTCAGGTAACGCACTGACAGTAGTAATATACATGTCCCAGAACTTCATGTGCATCCGCTGGGCCCCTAGACTAGAAGACTGCATCTCCATCTCAGGTAACGTACTGACAGTAGTAATATACATGTCCCAGAACTTCATGTGCATCCGCTGGGCCCCTAGACTAGAAGACTGCATCTCCATCTCAGGTAACGTACTGACAGTAGTAATATACATGTCCCAGAACTTCATGTGCATCCGCTGGGCCCCTAGACTAGAAGACTGCATCTCCATCTCAGGTAACGCACTGACAGTAGTAATATACATGTCCCAGAACTTCATGTGCATCCTCTGGGCCCCTAGACTAGAAGACTACATCTCCATCTCAGGTAACGCACTGACAGTAGTAATATACATGACCCAGAACTTCATGTGCATCCGCTGGGCCCCTAGACTAGAAGACTACATCTCCATCTCAGGTAACGCACTGGCAATAGTAATATACATGACCCAGAACTTCATGTGCATCCGCTGGGCCCCTAGACTAGAAGACTGCATCTCCATCTCAGGTAACGTACTGACAGTAGTAATATACATGACCCAGAACTGTGGGTGGACAGAGCAGCCCCGTTTGTCTGCAGAACCCCATGTTTCAGgcagatttgtttatttatgttgCTCCTACATAGGATTGTATAACTGCTGTCCATACAATTGTGTTCAGAGCAGACCAGAGCTTATCtgtgcaaaatataaatctgcctAGATGATAAAGTTGCCTGAAGGTGACCCCACTCCCCCAATTTAAGCACATGGTGGTCTTGAGAAATGGAATGCCCACAAAGGGCACTGCATCTGTTATTGTATTTATGGCCTGGTGTTGCCCTTACTGCCTCCGCCCTCACACTGACTCCCTCTGATCTTGTTCCCATTACAGGATTTGACAGCGCTGTCCACATCTATGACATAAAACACTGGGACACGGCTGGGAAAGAGATGGATGCGCTCTTCTCTCACAGAGGTCATTGCTTTCTTGGAGGGGGTGATGACGGTAGTGTCCCCAGCGTCACCACTCACTCCTGGCACCCATGGAGGGAGAGGACCCTGGTATCTGCAGCCAGTGACAGCTCGTTACATATCTGGGACTGGCTGGACATTGCTGCAGGACACTGAGAATAACTGCACATATATTGGGTGTACGATTCTTAATGAACTGGAATCAGTGTATTGGCTGCACTCAATAGGCAGAACATGAGGCTTGTTCTAatgcatgctggagcttgtagttctaCACAAGCTGGGAAGCCACAGGTGACCTAGCTCTGCTAGAGCAAGATTAATATTGCAGAATTGTTCTGGGATAACATGCAGCTTACCTACATGGCACCAACATAAACACCACGCCTGTCATTTATTAGGTATTAAGCACCAGTCATAGGAGACATCTTTGTATTGGACTGCTAGGATCTGACTCCTCCCTCTTATTTACATACACTGCCAGTGGCAATGATAAAAGTGAGGATGTCTGGATTCAATAGTTAGCCTGATGGTTCATTAGATTGTGATGTACTGCTGACCAGCAGTGGTCAAAATGTGGAATTTGGAAGCCAGCTTGACCTAAAGAAGGGGGTTAACACCATAATGACAAGACTTGTATTCAGAATGTTGTTGTGTATCAGGTATACTAAGAACAACTGTTATTTCTCAGTCAACAATGTAttattgtatttcattatttatgtgttataagtGGACACACTATGTGAATTGGATAAAAAGATAATGTTCCCTGATTTCTGCCCCAGACTGTGATGCGTTAGTTAGTGCACACACAAATGTATTCCGATACTTCTCTCCATTACAGGGATATCAAATACTGCAACACCGAAGACATTGTTtagtttttatattgtttttagagATCAGATGGACGGGAGCCGAGTTTGTTAGACTTCTATACACATCATGTCAGCTATAAACATGTTATCGGACTCATTATAGCATCTGCACATACTGTAAATAGCCACAGCAGCCAGGATataggagaagtggtactgtgcacatACTGTAAATAGGCACAGCAGCCAGgatataagagaagtggtactgtgcacatACTGTAAATAGCCACAGCAGCCAGgatataagagaagtggtactgtgcacatACTGTAAATAGGCACAGCAGCCAGgatataagagaagtggtactgtgcacatACTGTAAATAGGCACAGCAGCCAGGATataggagaagtggtactatgcacaTACTGTAAATAGGCACAGCAGCCAGgatataagagaagtggtactgtgcacatACAGAATGAGAATTGCTTCCAGAATACAGTTCCTTTTATAAGATTTGTAAAGGAACCCCATATAGTTGTATTACAGTTCATGTATCACTTTACATGTAATTGTTTTCTGTGAAAATATTTTTGCCGTTTGACACAAGATATTATCTTTTCCTGACTTGTCCGACATCACATTGTCAGTTCCAGTTTATAAGAGTTCTATAAATGAAGAATAATAAACAAGATATCTCCTTCCTTTACATAAAGTATTTCTGGttagttctgtgtgtgtgtgtgtgtgtgtgtgtgtgtgtgtgtatgtatgtatgtatgtatgtatgtgtatgtgtatatatgtatgtgtatatgtatatatatatatatatatatatgtatgtatgtgtatatgtatgtatatatatatatatatatatgtatgtgtatatgtatgtatatatatatgtatgtatatatatatatatatatatatatatatatatatatatgtatgtgtatatgtgtatgtgtgtatgtgtatatgtgtatatatatgtatgtgtatatgtatgtatatatgtgtatatatatatatatgtatgtatatatgtgtatatatatatatatgtatgtatatatgtatgtatatatatatgtatgtatatgtatgtatatatatatatgtatgtatatatatatatatatgtatatgtatgtatatatatatatgtatgtatatatatatatatatgtgtatgtatatatatatatatatatgtgtatgtatat is a genomic window of Mixophyes fleayi isolate aMixFle1 chromosome 2, aMixFle1.hap1, whole genome shotgun sequence containing:
- the LOC142140609 gene encoding integrator complex assembly factor WDR73-like, encoding MSSIVLVYSMDSEDWMVESIRLYKDLHDFELQNPTRVIEWIGEKSICVAGYNGTKTNEILQLLFPQKLHVTENQGSCPERDLKVEHGGFSEQPIYSLIHIPDSSLLLMSGPAAGLVQIWQIGAEHKDVIKRTSYIQSDASNETWTKIATTATASPCVVHGSQTNNVHLTEIESTKRIYTLAVSCSEAVSTLSFLDPNTFHLCCLSGRQIIADVRQPGISCEGRVALPALSSGHWCAAVKPGNQDTHSVIASLSSEGHITVTDTRNLVTPLKCAKGKLSKSDLSQNFMCIRWAPRLEDCISISGFDSAVHIYDIKHWDTAGKEMDALFSHRGHCFLGGGDDGSVPSVTTHSWHPWRERTLVSAASDSSLHIWDWLDIAAGH